A window from Neodiprion fabricii isolate iyNeoFabr1 chromosome 2, iyNeoFabr1.1, whole genome shotgun sequence encodes these proteins:
- the LOC124175085 gene encoding elongation of very long chain fatty acids protein AAEL008004-like isoform X1, which translates to MLDDLLGWLHPPYNNIDPRTNEWFLLSGAGPITIILVAYIYICTSAGERFMKDKQPYDLRKILIVYNFIQILISIYIFKEGLMAGWLYHFSYTCQPNDYSESEVAIRIAGACHLYFLAKLFELLDTLFFVLRKKQRQITFLHLYHHTVMLLSTWVGVRYFSGTFHLTFLGLANSFVHIIMYGYYMLTAFGPEMQKSLMAWKKYITIMQIVQFGAVGIHAAQIFFIECDVSKLLATLVCLNSIIFIYLFSSFYIQNYCKSDTNHVRNTSSSKTGYTSKKSE; encoded by the exons ATGTTGGACGATCTGTTGGGATGGCTTCATCCTccttacaataatatcg ATCCGAGAACCAACGAGTGGTTTTTATTGTCGGGAGCAGGTCCGATCACTATTATACTAGTGGCGTACATTTACATTTGTACTTCGGCAGGTGAAAGATTTATGAAAGACAAGCAGCCCTATGATTTACGCAAGATTCTCATAGTGTAcaactttattcaaattctAATCAGCATCTACATATTCAAAGAAGGTTTAATGGCAGGCTGGCTGTACCATTTCAGCTACACGTGTCAGCCAAATGATTATTCGGAGAGTGAAGTAGCAATACGA ATAGCCGGAGCTTGTCATTTATACTTCCTCGCCAAGCTGTTTGAACTTCTGGACACCTTATTCTTTGTACTTCGGAAAAAGCAGCGTCAAATAACTTTCCTCCACCTCTATCATCACACCGTAATGCTACTATCAACTTGGGTTGGAGTTCGTTATTTCAGTGGAACGTTTCATTTGACATTTCTCGGGTTGGCAAACAGCTTTGTTCATATAATTATGTACGGCTATTACATGCTGACGGCCTTCGGGCCGGAAATGCAAAAATCCCTAATGGCCTGGAAAAAGTATATAACAATAATGCAAATAGTACAATTCGGCGCTGTTGGCATACACGCTGCacagatatttttcattgaatgtGACGTATCAAAACTACTGGCTACACTTGTTTGCCTGAATAGTATTATATTCATCTACCTCTTCTCGTCTTTTTATATTCAGAATTATTGTAAGAGTGACACCAACCATGTAAGAAACACAAGTTCATCGAAAACTGGTTACACTagtaaaaaatctgaataa
- the LOC124175084 gene encoding elongation of very long chain fatty acids protein-like, with product MLNRLLGWFYPSYHNYDPRTVEWFLMSGPGPVIIILAMYLYICTSGRRFMRDKPPYTLRKTMIVHNLIQVFFNIYLIREGLMTGWLHNYSYSCQPFVYSESPLDIRIARSVHLYFICKIIQLLDTVFVVLRKKERQLSLFHVCYHFTAVTYSWIVVRYMAGGHSTFIGILNCFVQTFVYSYYLLAAIGPKVQKYLVWKKYLTALQIVRFVIADLHSIQVFFIDCTVSKSTALTTIVISTTFTYMLASFYVQNYHKSNVNNVACVGVSKNNSTNLKSNKKDFKLQSIPGQCD from the exons atgtTAAATCGCCTTCTCGGATGGTTTTACCCATCGTACCATAATTATG ACCCGAGAACTGTCGAGTGGTTTTTAATGTCGGGACCAGGGCCTGTGATAATTATACTGGCGATGTACCTGTATATCTGCACTTCAGGCCGAAGATTCATGAGAGACAAGCCACCCTACACGTTGCGCAAAACTATGATTGTGCACAACTTGATTCAAGtctttttcaacatttatttaatcCGAGAGGGCTTAATGACAGGCTGGCTTCACAATTACAGCTACTCGTGTCAACCATTCGTTTATTCGGAAAGCCCGTTGGATATTCGG ATCGCGAGAAGCGTACACCTGTACTTCATTTGCAAGATCATTCAACTTTTAGATACGGTATTCGTCGTACTCCGCAAGAAGGAACGTCAATTATCTTTATTTCATGTTTGTTACCACTTTACAGCGGTGACTTATTCATGGATTGTAGTCCGTTACATGGCTGGTGGTCATTCAACGTTTATCGGAATATTGAACTGTTTTGTTCAGACATTTGTATACAGCTATTACTTACTCGCTGCAATTGGGCCGAAAGTACAGAAGTACCTAGTGTGGAAAAAGTATCTGACTGCACTACAAATCGTACGATTTGTTATTGCAGATTTACACAGTATACAAGTGTTCTTCATCGACTGTACCGTTTCAAAGTCAACAGCTCTGACCACAATAGTGATCAGCACTACTTTTACGTACATGCTCGCATCCTTTTATGTCCAAAATTACCATAAAAGTAACGTTAATAACGTGGCGTGCGTAGGTGtctcaaaaaataattccaccAATCTgaaatctaataaaaaagattttaaaCTTCAAAGTATCCCTGGACAGTGTGATTAA